A single region of the Ctenopharyngodon idella isolate HZGC_01 chromosome 21, HZGC01, whole genome shotgun sequence genome encodes:
- the banf1 gene encoding barrier-to-autointegration factor yields MSSTSQKHKDFVAEPMGEKSVNALAGIGEVLGKRLEEKGFDKAYVVLGQFLVLRKDEELFREWLKDTCGANTKQQGDCYGCLREWCDSFL; encoded by the exons ATGTCGTCAACATCACAAAAACACAAGGACTTTGTGGCAGAGCCCATGGGGGAGAAGTCTGTGAATGCACTAGCAGGAATTGGGGAAGTTCTAGGAAAGAGATTGGAAGAGAAGGGCTTTGACAAG GCATATGTTGTCCTAGGACAGTTTCTGGTACTGAGGAAAGATGAGGAGTTGTTTCGGGAATGGTTGAAAGATACATGTGGAGCCAACACCAAACAGCAAGGCGACTGTTATGGCTGTCTGCGAGAGTGGTGTGACTCTTTCCTGTAG